Proteins encoded in a region of the Bacillus sp. T3 genome:
- the refZ gene encoding forespore capture DNA-binding protein RefZ translates to MRKNSKEAIITAAVSLFNSNGYDGTSIRDIAREAKINAANISYYFRNKQGLLEYCLTAFFEGYMAELEKGFSTLEAGATDCLRDISKKLWFYQCNHIQLTRFVLREMSIDSQIVREILSTYYSKEKYIFHTVLEKGIEAKEFHSHAIHYLLIQFKGLLSIPFLNTQYLTEVLHVFPQERYFADKYLQEIYRWIDGIVCANSGNPSNGLLKTS, encoded by the coding sequence ATGAGAAAAAATTCAAAGGAGGCAATTATTACAGCTGCGGTATCATTGTTCAATTCAAATGGGTATGATGGAACTTCCATTCGGGACATTGCCAGGGAAGCGAAGATTAATGCGGCAAACATTTCCTATTATTTTCGAAATAAGCAAGGCCTACTAGAATATTGTCTGACTGCATTTTTTGAAGGCTATATGGCAGAACTAGAAAAAGGCTTTTCAACCTTAGAAGCGGGTGCTACCGATTGTTTACGAGATATTTCAAAAAAACTGTGGTTTTACCAATGTAACCACATTCAATTAACGAGATTCGTACTACGGGAAATGTCTATTGATTCCCAAATCGTTCGCGAAATACTATCAACGTATTATTCTAAAGAAAAATATATTTTTCATACTGTCCTTGAAAAAGGGATTGAGGCAAAGGAATTTCATTCTCATGCCATCCATTATTTATTAATTCAATTTAAGGGACTACTGTCGATTCCGTTTTTAAATACGCAGTATTTAACGGAGGTATTGCATGTGTTTCCCCAAGAGCGCTATTTTGCCGATAAATATTTGCAGGAAATATATCGATGGATTGACGGGATTGTTTGTGCAAATTCAGGAAATCCATCAAACGGCCTATTAAAAACATCCTAA